In the Flagellimonas sp. HMM57 genome, one interval contains:
- a CDS encoding DUF1599 domain-containing protein yields the protein MQQTSQQYDNVIKTCRELFIKKSKDYGTAWRILRLPSLTDQIFIKAQRIRSLQQNEVRKVDEGEQSEFVGIINYSIMALIQLEKGVAEQPDLKVDEAISLYDKEVATTKTLMENKNHDYGEAWRDIRVSSLTDLILQKLLRVKQIEDNKGATLVSEGIDANYQDIINYAVFALIHLNEES from the coding sequence ATGCAGCAGACTTCCCAACAATATGATAACGTGATCAAGACCTGCCGTGAACTATTTATCAAGAAAAGCAAAGATTACGGTACGGCATGGAGAATATTACGGCTTCCTTCCCTAACAGACCAGATTTTTATAAAAGCACAGCGTATACGCAGTTTACAGCAAAATGAAGTGCGGAAAGTTGATGAAGGAGAACAATCGGAATTTGTCGGAATTATTAATTATTCCATTATGGCCTTGATCCAGTTGGAAAAAGGAGTGGCCGAACAACCCGATTTGAAGGTTGACGAAGCAATTTCACTCTACGATAAAGAAGTGGCCACCACCAAAACATTGATGGAGAACAAAAATCATGATTATGGTGAAGCCTGGCGAGATATACGCGTGAGCTCCTTAACGGATTTGATACTTCAAAAATTACTTCGTGTAAAACAGATTGAAGATAATAAAGGTGCTACCTTGGTAAGTGAAGGAATAGATGCCAATTACCAAGATATTATCAATTATGCCGTCTTTGCCTTAATCCATTTAAATGAAGAATCATGA
- a CDS encoding BT_3928 family protein, whose translation MKYLVWISRIFVGVLFIISGLIKLNDPVGFSFKLEEYFSQGVLNLPFLMPLALGISIFVVIYEVILGVLLLIGFKPKFTVWSLLLMIVFFTFLTFYSAYFNKVTDCGCFGDAVKLTPWESFAKDIILLVFILILFLGRKHIQPIFNTKINWIIGGTALFACTLFANHVLNHLPSVDFRPYKIGANIQEGMSVPADAAKAIYEYAWRFKVNGDDKIVVTNGEYPQVDGEFIDVETTEVQEGYEPPIHDFTIEKEGQDWASEILEEDKLVMVIAYDLAKSTTDVFSEVAKVTEQANEKGYKVVGMSASSVDRANAIKEKFGLSFDFYFTDETVLKTIVRSNPAVLVLEKGTILQKVHYNDLNKLEL comes from the coding sequence ATGAAATACTTGGTTTGGATTTCCAGAATTTTTGTTGGGGTTTTGTTTATCATCAGTGGACTCATAAAACTGAATGATCCCGTTGGGTTTTCGTTTAAACTGGAAGAATATTTCAGCCAAGGCGTATTGAACCTTCCTTTTTTGATGCCTTTAGCTTTAGGGATTTCTATTTTTGTGGTCATCTATGAGGTGATTTTAGGTGTACTGTTGTTGATAGGGTTCAAACCAAAATTTACGGTTTGGAGTTTGCTTTTAATGATAGTATTCTTCACATTTTTAACCTTTTATTCTGCCTATTTTAATAAGGTAACCGATTGTGGCTGTTTTGGCGATGCCGTAAAGCTTACCCCATGGGAATCTTTTGCTAAGGATATAATTCTTCTGGTTTTTATACTCATTTTGTTTTTGGGGAGAAAGCACATCCAACCAATATTTAATACCAAAATCAATTGGATTATCGGTGGAACCGCTTTGTTTGCCTGTACTTTGTTTGCCAATCATGTGCTGAACCACCTTCCTTCAGTAGATTTTAGACCTTATAAAATTGGTGCGAACATTCAAGAAGGAATGAGCGTACCAGCAGATGCTGCCAAGGCCATTTACGAATATGCTTGGCGATTTAAAGTCAACGGTGATGATAAGATTGTTGTGACAAATGGTGAGTATCCACAAGTGGATGGTGAATTTATAGATGTGGAAACTACAGAGGTACAAGAAGGTTATGAGCCTCCTATACATGATTTCACTATAGAAAAAGAAGGTCAAGATTGGGCCTCGGAAATTTTGGAGGAGGATAAGTTGGTCATGGTAATAGCCTATGATTTGGCAAAGAGTACTACGGATGTTTTTTCAGAAGTGGCAAAGGTGACCGAACAAGCAAATGAGAAGGGATATAAAGTAGTTGGAATGTCAGCTTCCAGTGTTGATAGGGCAAATGCGATCAAAGAAAAGTTTGGTCTGAGTTTCGATTTTTATTTTACGGATGAAACTGTGTTAAAAACTATTGTGCGATCTAATCCTGCTGTATTGGTTCTGGAAAAAGGCACCATCTTGCAAAAAGTACATTACAACGACTTAAACAAATTAGAACTCTAA
- the tpiA gene encoding triose-phosphate isomerase translates to MRTKIVAGNWKMNKNLEETETLLSSLSAKLPDTDADVIVAPTFVNLAAANRSLQSSTIQVAAQNMHYAENGAYTGEISADMLLNIEVDIVILGHSERRSLFGETDDLLNKKVKTALEKGMKIIFCFGEELEDRKSDNHFAVVESQLKNALFDLDGKAWSSIVLAYEPVWAIGTGETASPEQAQEMHAFIRKTISGAFTNSIADGVSILYGGSVKPSNASEIFSKPDVDGGLIGGASLKADDFVDIIKAI, encoded by the coding sequence ATGAGAACCAAGATAGTAGCAGGAAATTGGAAAATGAACAAAAACCTTGAAGAAACGGAGACTTTACTGTCGAGTTTATCGGCAAAGTTGCCCGATACCGATGCTGATGTTATTGTAGCACCAACATTCGTAAATTTGGCTGCTGCAAATAGAAGCCTACAATCCTCAACGATACAGGTAGCTGCACAAAATATGCATTATGCTGAAAATGGTGCGTATACGGGAGAGATTTCTGCCGATATGTTACTTAATATTGAAGTAGATATCGTAATTCTTGGCCATTCCGAAAGACGCTCACTCTTTGGAGAGACAGACGATTTATTGAACAAAAAAGTAAAAACTGCACTGGAAAAAGGCATGAAAATCATTTTCTGCTTTGGAGAAGAGCTTGAAGATAGAAAATCTGATAATCATTTTGCCGTTGTGGAAAGCCAGCTAAAAAATGCCCTTTTCGATTTGGATGGCAAGGCATGGAGTAGTATTGTATTGGCCTACGAACCTGTTTGGGCAATTGGTACCGGTGAAACGGCAAGCCCGGAGCAGGCCCAGGAAATGCATGCTTTTATACGAAAAACAATTTCAGGAGCTTTTACCAATTCCATTGCAGATGGGGTTTCTATTCTATATGGCGGAAGTGTAAAACCTTCAAACGCCTCAGAAATTTTTTCAAAGCCAGATGTTGATGGTGGTCTAATAGGAGGAGCTTCGTTAAAAGCGGATGATTTTGTGGATATTATCAAGGCTATCTAA
- the prmA gene encoding 50S ribosomal protein L11 methyltransferase: MVYIEYSFIVTPKEPATDILIAELGEVGFESFVENDSGLLAYILRSEWEETILDDVFILKNPKFNIKWTQTEIEQQNWNAAWENNFHPIKVGDSCMVRAPFHDAVAVEYDIIIEPKMSFGTGHHETTHMMLQHILDMDFKGKSVLDMGCGTGVLAILAKMKGADTVDAIDIDEWCFLNSKENVARNHCDQINVYQGDSSLLTTRKYDVILANINRNILLEDIPVYTNCLNAEGTLFLSGFYLSDLDAISSKCDAYGLEFEKKFEKNNWISVKYVN, translated from the coding sequence TTGGTCTATATCGAATACAGTTTTATAGTAACTCCCAAAGAACCTGCTACCGATATCCTCATTGCAGAATTGGGTGAAGTGGGATTTGAGAGTTTTGTAGAAAACGATTCTGGGCTTTTGGCCTATATTTTAAGATCTGAATGGGAAGAGACTATTTTGGACGATGTCTTTATCCTTAAAAACCCCAAATTCAACATAAAATGGACGCAAACCGAAATTGAGCAGCAAAATTGGAATGCAGCATGGGAAAATAATTTTCATCCAATTAAAGTAGGGGATAGCTGCATGGTAAGAGCACCGTTCCACGATGCCGTAGCTGTTGAATATGATATTATTATTGAGCCCAAAATGAGCTTTGGAACAGGACATCACGAAACTACGCATATGATGTTGCAACATATTTTGGATATGGATTTTAAAGGAAAATCCGTACTGGATATGGGCTGCGGTACCGGGGTTTTGGCAATCCTTGCCAAAATGAAAGGAGCGGATACAGTAGATGCTATTGATATTGATGAATGGTGTTTCTTGAATTCCAAAGAAAATGTAGCGCGAAACCACTGTGATCAAATTAATGTTTACCAAGGAGATAGCAGTTTGTTGACAACTAGAAAGTATGATGTGATCCTTGCCAACATCAATAGGAATATTTTACTTGAGGACATACCTGTGTACACCAATTGTCTAAATGCTGAAGGAACACTTTTTCTAAGTGGCTTTTATTTGAGCGATTTAGATGCAATTTCCTCAAAATGTGACGCCTATGGTTTGGAATTTGAAAAAAAATTCGAAAAGAATAATTGGATTTCAGTAAAATATGTAAATTAG
- a CDS encoding ATP-dependent Clp protease adaptor ClpS, whose amino-acid sequence MGVKEKVSEELLLEEETVNQNEIVLFNDDVNTFDYVIETLINVCEHTPEQAEQCSLIVHYNGKCTVKTGEYTYLKPRCSKLLQAGLNAEIV is encoded by the coding sequence ATGGGAGTCAAGGAAAAAGTATCGGAAGAACTGCTTTTAGAAGAAGAAACGGTAAATCAGAATGAGATTGTGCTGTTCAATGATGATGTAAACACTTTTGATTATGTTATCGAGACCCTAATAAACGTTTGTGAACATACTCCTGAACAGGCCGAACAATGTTCCTTGATTGTACATTACAATGGAAAATGTACCGTAAAAACCGGTGAGTACACTTATTTGAAACCAAGATGCTCCAAGTTACTTCAGGCTGGACTCAACGCAGAAATAGTTTAA
- a CDS encoding Crp/Fnr family transcriptional regulator codes for MLTEIIPPINLEHQTFCLYNYLRHSTKYKLKDFTEEIVIQKNEYLYKPPFEHKFIYEILNGAIKLGSYTDQGDEYVHDVVSQKDFFGNLKYLNNQFFEFSKTITSTRLRVYDRSFFKQIIINEPTIAEWFISYLVKRWCASEKKMRKVNERNSIEKLRFLRTYFNKRISDIDGNDHILYDLLTQKDLGDLVGATRQTIASALKKAQSS; via the coding sequence ATGCTTACTGAAATCATTCCACCGATTAATTTGGAGCACCAGACTTTTTGCTTATATAATTATCTTAGACACAGTACAAAATACAAATTGAAGGACTTTACTGAAGAAATCGTCATTCAGAAAAATGAGTATTTATACAAACCACCATTTGAGCATAAATTCATTTATGAAATATTGAACGGTGCCATAAAACTAGGAAGCTATACAGACCAGGGGGATGAGTATGTCCATGACGTAGTTAGTCAGAAAGATTTTTTTGGCAACCTTAAGTATCTAAATAATCAGTTTTTTGAATTTTCTAAAACCATAACAAGTACAAGACTTAGGGTTTATGATCGTTCATTTTTTAAGCAAATCATTATTAATGAGCCAACTATCGCTGAATGGTTTATCTCTTATCTTGTTAAAAGATGGTGCGCTTCCGAAAAAAAAATGCGTAAGGTAAATGAAAGAAACAGCATAGAGAAACTAAGGTTTTTAAGAACGTATTTCAATAAGAGAATCAGTGATATTGATGGAAATGACCATATTCTTTATGATTTGCTCACTCAAAAAGATTTGGGTGACCTGGTAGGGGCCACCCGACAAACTATTGCAAGTGCTTTAAAAAAAGCTCAATCATCATGA